Genomic segment of Gemmatimonadota bacterium:
CCCGTGGGACTTCCCGCCTTCGGGCTGGAGAATCCCGAGGACGCGATCATCTTCCTGGTCGTCCACGACCACGGTCCGGTGGACTCGGCGTTCCTTCCGTCCATGGTCAAGAGCATCGACGGAGGCTGCTCGGATGCCGGTGTGCCGGAGGCCGGAGTCTCGTCTCCATGGAACGACTACGCGGGGCCGCCGGCCGGCGCATTCGGCGTGCGCGGTTCGAATACCTGCCAGAGCATTCAGATCGCGGTGCACGCGCCCTGAGTCAGGCCAACTGTGCTGGAGTCCAATACCGTTGAGGCGCACCGGGGGCACCCATTAGCTTGGAGGCATGGGTGCCGAAGGAGTATCGGGCGCAGGACGGGACGATGCCGGGTCGCGGCAGGAAGCCGCGGCCCGCGCTCTGGCCGAGGCGGTAGCCGGAAACCGTGAGGCTCTCGACGGTTTCGTCCCCGAGATCTACGACGATCTCCGGCGGATGGCGCACCGGCAGCTGCACGGCGAACGGGCCGACCACACGCTGTGCACCACCGCACTCGTCCATGAAGCCTACCTCAAGCTCGTCAAGCTGGACCGGCTGGAGTGGCAGAACAGGGCGCATGTCTGCGCCGAGGCCGCGCGGGCGATGCGGAGGATCCTGGTCGATCACGCCGTGCATCGCACCGCGAAGAAGCGGGGCGGCGCCCGCGCCCGGGTCGAGCTGGACGAGTCGTTCGCCATCACCGAGGCGGAGTCCGCGCAACTGCTCGACCTCCACGCCAAGCTGGAGGAGCTCGCCGCGCACCAGCCACGCCCGGCCCGGGTGGTGGAGTGCCGCTTCTTCGCGGGCATGAACATTCCCGAGGTCGGCGAGGCGCTCGGGGTTTCGCTCGCGACGGTGAAGCGCGATTGGGAGATGGCCCGCGCCTGGCTGAACCAGGAGCTCGCCTAGGCGGGCTGCCGCGTCTCACCGCCGGAGGTGTTCGGTTGAGACTGAATGACTGGGACCGGATCGAGAAGTACTTCCACGAGTTGGTCTCGCTTGACGCTCGCGAGCGCGCCGAAGCCCTGCGGGAGATCTCGAAGAAGGACCCCCTGCTCGGCCGCGACGTCACGTCGC
This window contains:
- a CDS encoding ECF-type sigma factor — encoded protein: MGAEGVSGAGRDDAGSRQEAAARALAEAVAGNREALDGFVPEIYDDLRRMAHRQLHGERADHTLCTTALVHEAYLKLVKLDRLEWQNRAHVCAEAARAMRRILVDHAVHRTAKKRGGARARVELDESFAITEAESAQLLDLHAKLEELAAHQPRPARVVECRFFAGMNIPEVGEALGVSLATVKRDWEMARAWLNQELA